One genomic region from Streptomyces sp. NBC_01304 encodes:
- a CDS encoding DUF317 domain-containing protein — MHLRLDLLDGRPGAVTATITGARLAVHGFEPLDDTTMVMARIDREEAHYAELAARALRAEGVTVDITPQLREEIDTEWTWANYPMPWCSREEIREVSNDAQHIYDAIRHGRLIIHAHAHDGQNIVAVGTYRDGPSIHLHGENHLRVEALRYDSPTEAIAEFERLYGDAVRPGPAPATSTERGAEQARTAPAPGTAKTQPRLATAEPVEVPAAYTDNHEGLLKGFLESHPEWEKWRTWSDETTHAVHESLVLRAEFVHEAAPDGTQWTIAAYESPVGERLWHATATTTVPVEIMRVLLDSLASADAALIAAGSQVSEATIGESTRPLADASWEHTVDGRWIRWQAPGDEPVGVQFDAFAAHSHHGVLPAWTFWGGGDAGSPRWALHFSPHAAASVLQDVAFEVALGLTQKPVMARPRGLNALSRTDISVQPAPRTGSARSR; from the coding sequence TTGCACCTCCGCCTCGACCTGCTCGACGGCCGCCCCGGCGCCGTCACCGCCACCATCACGGGAGCCCGGCTCGCCGTCCACGGCTTCGAGCCCCTCGACGACACGACGATGGTCATGGCCCGCATCGACCGCGAGGAGGCGCACTACGCCGAACTGGCCGCACGCGCCCTGCGCGCCGAGGGCGTCACCGTGGACATCACGCCCCAGCTTCGCGAAGAGATCGACACCGAATGGACCTGGGCCAACTACCCCATGCCCTGGTGCTCGCGCGAGGAGATCCGCGAGGTCTCCAACGACGCCCAGCACATCTATGACGCCATCCGTCACGGCCGCCTGATCATCCACGCCCACGCCCACGACGGCCAGAACATCGTCGCCGTCGGCACGTACCGCGACGGCCCGAGCATCCACCTCCACGGCGAGAACCACCTGCGCGTGGAAGCACTCCGATACGACAGCCCCACCGAGGCCATCGCCGAGTTCGAGCGCCTCTACGGCGACGCCGTACGCCCCGGCCCCGCCCCGGCCACTAGCACCGAACGCGGCGCCGAGCAGGCACGAACCGCGCCGGCGCCCGGTACGGCCAAGACCCAACCGCGCCTGGCCACGGCCGAGCCCGTCGAGGTGCCTGCGGCCTACACCGACAACCACGAAGGACTCCTGAAGGGCTTTCTCGAGTCACATCCAGAGTGGGAGAAGTGGCGCACCTGGTCCGACGAAACCACCCACGCCGTCCACGAATCCCTCGTGCTGCGCGCCGAGTTCGTCCACGAAGCCGCCCCCGACGGCACCCAGTGGACAATCGCCGCATACGAAAGCCCCGTCGGCGAGCGCCTGTGGCACGCCACCGCGACCACCACGGTCCCCGTAGAGATCATGCGGGTACTCCTCGACAGCCTCGCCTCCGCGGACGCGGCGCTGATCGCGGCGGGCAGCCAGGTCTCGGAAGCGACCATCGGCGAGTCCACCCGCCCGTTGGCCGATGCCAGCTGGGAGCACACCGTCGACGGCCGCTGGATCCGCTGGCAGGCGCCAGGGGATGAACCCGTCGGCGTCCAGTTCGATGCCTTCGCCGCTCACTCCCATCACGGCGTTTTGCCCGCTTGGACGTTCTGGGGCGGCGGCGACGCCGGCTCTCCGCGCTGGGCCCTTCACTTCTCTCCGCACGCCGCAGCCTCCGTGCTGCAGGACGTGGCCTTCGAGGTGGCCCTCGGGCTCACGCAGAAGCCGGTGATGGCCCGGCCTCGGGGGTTGAACGCCCTGAGCCGTACCGATATCAGCGTGCAGCCGGCCCCACGCACCGGTTCTGCGAGGTCACGGTGA
- a CDS encoding class I SAM-dependent RNA methyltransferase → MQAEPKNSLVGEEYEVEVGPVAHGGHCIARTAEGRVLFVRHTLPGEKVLARVTEGEEDSRFLRADAVEIIEASKDRVEAPCPYAGPGKCGGCDWQHAKPGAQRRLKGEVIAEQLKHLAGLTPEEAGWDGTVMPADGDKLPPGEVPQWRTRVQYAVDEDGNVGLRKHRSHEVEPVERCMIAAPGVTELGIEERDWSGMASVEAIAATGSHDRQVILEPRPGARLPLVELDKPVSVLRVDEHDGGIHRVHGRAFVRERADDRTYRVGNGGFWQVHPKAADTLMRAVMQGLLPRKGDMALDLYCGVGLFAGAIADRIGEQGAVLGIESGKRAVEDARHNLASFERVRIEQGKVESVLPKTGITEVDLIVLDPPRAGAGKQTVKHLAGLGARRIAYVACDPAALARDLAYFKEGGYKVRTLRAFDLFPMTHHVECVAVLEPAEKGH, encoded by the coding sequence ATGCAGGCAGAACCGAAGAATTCGCTGGTCGGGGAGGAGTACGAGGTCGAGGTCGGTCCCGTCGCCCACGGCGGGCACTGCATCGCCCGTACGGCCGAGGGCCGGGTGCTCTTCGTACGGCACACGCTCCCCGGCGAGAAGGTCCTCGCGCGCGTCACGGAGGGCGAGGAGGACTCGCGCTTCCTGCGGGCCGACGCCGTCGAGATCATCGAGGCGTCCAAGGACCGCGTCGAGGCGCCCTGCCCGTACGCAGGCCCCGGCAAGTGCGGCGGCTGCGACTGGCAGCACGCCAAGCCGGGCGCCCAGCGGCGCCTCAAGGGCGAGGTGATCGCCGAGCAGCTGAAGCACCTTGCCGGGCTCACCCCCGAGGAGGCCGGCTGGGACGGCACGGTCATGCCGGCCGACGGCGACAAGCTCCCGCCCGGCGAGGTCCCGCAGTGGCGCACGCGCGTGCAGTACGCGGTCGACGAGGACGGCAACGTGGGTCTGCGCAAGCACCGCTCGCACGAGGTGGAGCCGGTCGAGCGCTGCATGATCGCGGCGCCCGGAGTCACCGAACTCGGCATCGAGGAGCGCGACTGGTCGGGCATGGCCTCCGTCGAGGCGATCGCCGCGACCGGCTCGCACGACCGCCAGGTGATCCTGGAGCCGCGCCCCGGCGCCCGCCTTCCGCTGGTCGAGCTGGACAAGCCGGTCTCGGTCCTGCGCGTCGACGAGCACGACGGCGGCATCCACCGGGTGCACGGCCGCGCCTTCGTCCGCGAGCGGGCCGACGACCGCACCTACCGCGTCGGCAACGGCGGCTTCTGGCAGGTCCACCCGAAGGCCGCGGACACCCTGATGCGCGCCGTGATGCAGGGCCTGCTCCCGCGCAAGGGCGACATGGCCCTCGACCTGTACTGCGGCGTCGGCCTCTTCGCCGGTGCCATCGCGGACCGCATCGGCGAGCAGGGCGCGGTCCTCGGCATCGAGTCGGGCAAGCGCGCGGTGGAGGACGCCCGGCACAACCTCGCCTCCTTCGAGCGCGTCCGCATCGAGCAGGGCAAGGTCGAGTCGGTACTGCCCAAGACCGGCATCACCGAGGTCGACCTGATCGTCCTTGACCCGCCGCGGGCCGGTGCCGGCAAGCAGACCGTGAAGCATCTGGCGGGCCTCGGCGCACGGCGCATCGCGTACGTGGCGTGCGACCCGGCGGCGCTGGCGCGGGACTTGGCGTACTTCAAGGAGGGCGGGTACAAGGTGCGGACGCTGCGGGCGTTCGATCTTTTCCCGATGACGCATCATGTGGAGTGTGTTGCGGTGCTTGAGCCCGCCGAAAAGGGCCACTGA
- a CDS encoding DNA cytosine methyltransferase has translation MIVLDLFAGPGGWSHALAVLGVRDIGLEWDDWACKTRAAQGQLTIRTDVAMYPVRPFLGKTGGLIASPPCQAWSMAGKRLGLLDQPLVHQAVADLATGRDTREQLLAACRDERSLLAAEPMRYLHALHQQGQPEWVAMEEVPDVLPLWRQYAAILRSWGYSVWTGILNAADYGVPQTRRRAILLASRTRTAEPPPPTHAKTAEPESLFGPGRTQWVSMADALGWGATDRPVPTVCAGGGPGGGPEPFPSGSRKTLTDARDRGTWKPHIAPGEAKSPRARGSSASPRAARECCRSGDSDRVCAGEVGWSWSLRSNNQANATVRRSDEPAGTLFFGHRANECVWVAEPATGDIGEERPMPDSIRITAQEAGLLQTFPAHYRWAGNKGQQFSQIGNAVPPRLAAHLLAPHLGKTLCPDDFTLAA, from the coding sequence GTGATCGTGCTGGACCTGTTCGCCGGCCCCGGCGGATGGAGCCACGCATTGGCCGTGCTCGGCGTGCGGGACATCGGGCTGGAATGGGACGATTGGGCTTGCAAAACACGGGCCGCGCAAGGGCAGTTGACGATTCGCACCGACGTGGCGATGTACCCGGTACGGCCTTTCCTCGGAAAGACAGGCGGGCTCATCGCCAGCCCGCCCTGCCAGGCGTGGTCGATGGCCGGCAAGCGCCTCGGTCTCCTCGACCAGCCGCTCGTCCACCAGGCCGTCGCCGACCTCGCCACCGGCCGCGACACCCGCGAACAGCTGCTGGCCGCCTGCCGCGACGAGCGCTCACTGCTGGCTGCCGAGCCCATGCGCTACCTGCACGCTCTCCATCAACAGGGGCAGCCTGAGTGGGTCGCGATGGAGGAGGTGCCCGACGTCCTGCCGCTGTGGCGCCAGTACGCCGCGATCCTGCGCAGCTGGGGGTACTCGGTTTGGACCGGGATCCTTAACGCCGCCGATTACGGGGTGCCGCAGACGCGGCGGCGCGCGATTCTGCTCGCCTCACGTACCCGGACTGCCGAGCCCCCGCCGCCCACGCATGCCAAGACCGCCGAGCCCGAGTCGCTGTTCGGGCCGGGCCGCACGCAGTGGGTGTCCATGGCCGATGCCCTCGGTTGGGGCGCCACCGACCGCCCCGTGCCGACCGTGTGCGCTGGTGGAGGACCGGGCGGCGGACCCGAGCCCTTCCCCTCCGGCTCGCGTAAGACGCTCACCGACGCACGCGACCGCGGCACCTGGAAGCCCCACATCGCGCCGGGCGAGGCAAAGTCCCCTCGCGCGAGGGGAAGTTCGGCCAGCCCTCGCGCAGCACGGGAGTGCTGCAGGAGTGGAGACTCCGATCGCGTGTGCGCCGGCGAGGTGGGCTGGTCGTGGTCTCTGCGCAGCAACAACCAGGCGAACGCGACCGTGCGCCGATCCGACGAGCCGGCCGGGACGCTGTTCTTCGGCCACCGCGCGAACGAATGCGTCTGGGTCGCCGAGCCCGCTACCGGCGACATCGGCGAGGAGCGGCCGATGCCAGATTCCATCCGGATCACCGCCCAGGAGGCCGGCCTTCTGCAGACCTTCCCCGCCCATTACCGCTGGGCCGGAAACAAGGGCCAGCAGTTCTCGCAGATCGGCAATGCCGTGCCGCCCCGACTCGCCGCCCACCTGCTGGCCCCCCACCTCGGCAAGACCCTCTGCCCCGACGACTTCACCCTGGCCGCCTAA
- a CDS encoding DnaB-like helicase N-terminal domain-containing protein, producing the protein MPQPTDPYEDNLDDLPPAQPVHYAEQSLLGALLLDPHRLADIGDLDAGQFANHAHGALFQAMRTVPPPAPEAHRSDPAWLNTVLDAARPNAPGLTASYLHTLIQVCPWPKHAPTYARMIRADHARRTLLMHAERLAQTATDPTLPNPAATTLAQADALGQFLDTLAGQFAPHPGSLPRTSVPGTPTGPSSEEALDEERLLLATATAHPAELKTMRWVQPDDFTLPLHATVWQCLTALVRNGEPVDPVTVLWEAQHRGLLTDGIDPGDLIALVSAPVGSPEYWGERVLQRALLARAFDVSSRITAYAQDPANSPHQLVTGSRRALADLTALRTRWQRSTTPSSPSPRQPRSPAASRAGPAPRATTVGARALR; encoded by the coding sequence ATGCCCCAGCCCACCGACCCCTACGAGGACAACCTCGACGACCTGCCCCCTGCCCAGCCGGTGCACTACGCCGAGCAGTCCCTGCTCGGCGCGCTCCTCCTGGACCCGCACCGGCTCGCCGACATCGGCGACCTGGACGCTGGCCAGTTCGCCAACCACGCCCACGGCGCCCTCTTCCAGGCCATGCGCACGGTGCCGCCACCCGCCCCCGAAGCCCATCGCTCCGATCCCGCCTGGCTGAACACCGTGCTCGACGCGGCGCGCCCCAATGCCCCAGGGCTGACCGCCTCTTATCTCCACACGCTCATCCAGGTCTGCCCCTGGCCGAAGCACGCGCCAACGTACGCGCGGATGATCCGAGCCGATCACGCCCGGCGCACGTTGCTCATGCACGCCGAACGCCTCGCCCAGACCGCCACCGATCCCACCCTGCCCAACCCGGCCGCCACCACCCTGGCCCAGGCCGACGCCCTCGGACAGTTCCTGGACACGCTCGCCGGACAGTTCGCCCCGCACCCCGGCTCGCTGCCGCGCACCTCCGTGCCAGGCACCCCCACTGGGCCCAGCAGCGAGGAAGCTCTCGATGAGGAACGACTCCTCCTCGCTACGGCCACCGCCCACCCGGCAGAGCTGAAGACCATGCGCTGGGTGCAGCCCGACGATTTCACGCTGCCCCTGCACGCCACGGTGTGGCAGTGCCTCACCGCCCTGGTCCGCAACGGGGAGCCCGTGGACCCGGTCACTGTGCTCTGGGAAGCCCAGCACCGCGGACTCCTCACCGACGGCATCGACCCCGGCGACCTCATCGCCCTGGTCTCCGCTCCCGTCGGCTCCCCCGAATACTGGGGCGAACGCGTCCTTCAACGCGCCCTGCTGGCCCGCGCATTCGACGTCAGCAGCCGCATCACCGCCTACGCCCAGGACCCGGCCAACTCGCCGCACCAGCTGGTCACCGGCAGCCGCCGCGCCCTGGCCGACCTCACCGCCCTGCGAACCCGCTGGCAGCGCAGCACCACCCCGTCGTCACCGTCACCTCGCCAACCGCGCAGCCCGGCCGCCTCCCGCGCCGGCCCGGCGCCGAGAGCCACCACAGTCGGCGCACGAGCACTCCGATGA
- a CDS encoding potassium channel family protein, translating to MHIVIMGCGRVGAALAQTLEQQGHTVAVVDQDPTAFRRLGSGFGGRRVTGVGFDQDTLREAGIEEAGAFAAVSSGDNSNIIAARVAREMFGIENVAARIYDPRRAEVYQRLGIPTVATVRWTADQMLRRLLPSGAEPLWRDPTGGVQLAEVHASQAWVGHKISQLQEETGVRVAFLTRLGEAILPSSQTVLQEGDLVHVMMRTDEIEKVEASFAEGPEEGGH from the coding sequence GTGCACATCGTCATCATGGGATGCGGACGAGTGGGTGCCGCTCTCGCGCAGACCTTGGAGCAGCAGGGGCATACGGTCGCCGTGGTCGACCAGGACCCCACGGCCTTCCGCCGTCTGGGCTCCGGATTCGGCGGGCGCCGGGTCACCGGGGTCGGCTTCGACCAGGACACCCTCCGCGAGGCGGGCATCGAGGAGGCGGGCGCCTTCGCCGCCGTCTCCAGCGGGGACAACTCGAACATCATCGCCGCGCGTGTCGCCCGCGAGATGTTCGGCATCGAGAACGTCGCGGCCCGCATCTACGACCCGCGCCGTGCCGAGGTCTACCAGCGCCTGGGCATCCCCACGGTCGCCACGGTCCGCTGGACCGCCGACCAGATGCTGCGCCGGCTCCTTCCGTCGGGCGCCGAGCCGCTGTGGCGCGACCCCACGGGGGGTGTGCAGCTCGCCGAGGTGCACGCGTCCCAGGCCTGGGTCGGGCACAAGATCAGCCAGCTGCAGGAGGAGACGGGCGTCCGCGTGGCGTTCCTCACCCGGCTGGGCGAAGCCATTCTGCCCAGCTCGCAGACGGTGTTGCAGGAAGGCGATCTGGTGCACGTGATGATGCGCACCGACGAGATCGAAAAGGTCGAGGCGTCGTTCGCCGAGGGCCCCGAGGAGGGCGGTCACTGA
- a CDS encoding DUF5655 domain-containing protein, with protein MVGLKLFNTRCGVNEVTPHLAAIEADVQDLIETHMDTMLGVRFLASEFVIDCVDGGRIDSLGLDENGAPVIVEYKRGTDAGVINQGLYYMAWLTAHRSTFEGLVRDRLGATAAAQVLWSVPRLICVAGDFTRYDAHAVREHRRSIDLVRYRYFGSDHFGLETVASVTGHSAEAKRVRRRAPGAQPVRQQGGAMTELAAAVDEVLVGLGDGVTRIQRKQYRAYQRLRNFACLIPPQQTKVLVYLKADPTTVDLVPDFTRDVTGLGHHGTGDLEVQLRSERDLERAQDLFRLSYAAA; from the coding sequence GTGGTGGGGCTGAAGCTGTTCAACACGAGGTGCGGCGTAAACGAGGTAACGCCGCACCTTGCTGCGATCGAGGCGGATGTGCAAGACCTCATCGAGACGCACATGGACACGATGCTGGGTGTGCGATTCCTGGCGAGCGAGTTCGTCATTGACTGCGTCGATGGCGGACGGATCGATTCGCTGGGGCTCGACGAGAACGGTGCACCGGTGATCGTTGAATACAAGCGTGGCACCGACGCTGGGGTGATCAACCAGGGCCTGTACTACATGGCGTGGCTCACTGCGCACCGGAGCACCTTCGAGGGCCTGGTCCGCGACCGGCTCGGGGCGACAGCCGCAGCCCAGGTTCTTTGGAGCGTGCCCAGGCTGATCTGCGTCGCCGGCGACTTCACCCGCTACGACGCGCACGCCGTACGCGAGCACCGGCGCTCGATCGACCTGGTCCGCTACCGGTACTTCGGCAGCGACCACTTCGGCCTTGAGACCGTGGCCTCGGTCACCGGGCACTCGGCCGAGGCCAAGCGCGTACGCCGCCGCGCGCCCGGGGCGCAGCCGGTTCGGCAGCAGGGAGGTGCTATGACAGAGCTGGCGGCAGCGGTCGACGAGGTTCTCGTCGGGCTGGGCGATGGAGTCACCCGGATACAGCGAAAGCAGTACCGCGCCTATCAGCGGCTGCGGAACTTCGCCTGTCTCATCCCGCCCCAGCAGACCAAGGTGCTGGTCTACCTGAAAGCGGATCCGACGACGGTGGACCTCGTGCCGGACTTCACCCGCGACGTGACTGGGCTCGGCCACCATGGCACGGGAGACCTGGAGGTTCAGCTGCGCAGCGAGCGGGACCTGGAGCGCGCCCAGGACCTGTTTCGGCTGAGCTACGCCGCAGCGTGA
- a CDS encoding potassium channel family protein: MRVAIAGAGAVGRSIAGELLENGHEVLLVDKAPTAISVERVPQAEWLLADACEITSLDEAALQRCNVVIAATGDDKVNLVVSLLAKTEYGVPRVVARVNNPKNEWLFNESWGVDVAVSTPRLMSALVEEAVSVGDLVRLLRFSHGDANLVELTLPPESALAGTMIGDIEWPEDTSLVTIIRGTRVLSPTVEDSLEAGDELLFVAAQAREEQLEDLLSVRREDASS, encoded by the coding sequence ATGCGCGTCGCCATTGCCGGAGCCGGCGCGGTGGGCCGTTCCATCGCGGGTGAGCTCCTGGAGAACGGCCATGAGGTACTCCTGGTCGACAAGGCCCCGACCGCCATCTCGGTCGAGCGGGTGCCGCAGGCGGAGTGGCTGCTCGCCGATGCCTGCGAGATCACGTCCCTGGACGAGGCGGCGCTGCAGCGCTGCAACGTGGTGATCGCGGCCACGGGTGACGACAAGGTCAACCTCGTCGTCTCCCTCCTCGCGAAGACCGAGTACGGCGTCCCGCGCGTCGTCGCCCGCGTCAACAACCCCAAGAACGAATGGCTGTTCAACGAGTCCTGGGGCGTCGACGTCGCGGTCTCCACGCCGCGCCTGATGTCGGCCCTGGTCGAGGAGGCCGTCAGCGTCGGCGACCTGGTCCGGCTGCTGCGCTTCAGCCACGGCGACGCCAACCTGGTCGAGCTGACCCTGCCGCCGGAGTCGGCGCTCGCGGGCACCATGATCGGCGACATCGAGTGGCCCGAGGACACGTCCCTCGTCACGATCATCCGCGGCACGCGCGTGCTGTCCCCGACCGTCGAGGACTCCCTGGAGGCGGGTGACGAGCTGCTGTTCGTGGCGGCCCAGGCGCGCGAGGAGCAGCTGGAGGACCTGCTGTCGGTGCGGCGCGAGGACGCGTCGAGCTAG
- a CDS encoding DUF6087 family protein codes for MHDDQEPLEDWARRREERQNASKGKRRAVPLAEGPHRGQHVAPDAPRVIQEWNGTEWETVSLVSNLAEAKTVLYPPQPAEQKATEWDRPAPGKGRGRHRKPTPAEDREQ; via the coding sequence ATGCACGACGATCAGGAGCCGCTGGAGGACTGGGCACGCCGCCGCGAGGAGCGCCAGAACGCCTCGAAGGGCAAGCGTCGCGCAGTGCCGCTGGCCGAAGGGCCGCACCGCGGGCAACACGTCGCCCCCGACGCACCCCGCGTGATCCAGGAATGGAACGGAACCGAGTGGGAGACGGTCAGCCTGGTCAGCAATCTCGCCGAGGCCAAGACCGTGCTGTACCCACCGCAGCCGGCCGAGCAGAAAGCCACCGAATGGGATCGCCCCGCGCCGGGGAAAGGCCGGGGCCGACACCGCAAGCCAACTCCAGCGGAGGACCGAGAGCAGTAG
- a CDS encoding DUF3159 domain-containing protein, giving the protein MTSVDKPTDHTTEPSADADAKAVTEAALFEAFGGLRGMVETVLPGLLFVTIFTINKDLHVSAIAALAVSLALVVVRLVMKDTVKHAFSGVFGVAFGVVFAMMTGNAKDFYLPGMLYTLGLAIAYIVTTLAGVPLIGLILGPVFKENLSWRTRNPGRKKAYAKASWAWGLILLAKCAILFPMYWWADTTKFGWVLIALKIPPFLLAVWLTWVFLAKAPPPIDVFAEMEAAEKAEAERKAAAAERREA; this is encoded by the coding sequence GTGACGTCTGTCGACAAGCCGACCGACCACACCACGGAGCCGTCCGCGGACGCGGACGCCAAGGCAGTGACGGAAGCAGCCCTGTTCGAGGCCTTCGGTGGCCTGCGGGGCATGGTGGAGACGGTGCTTCCGGGGCTCCTCTTCGTCACGATCTTCACGATCAACAAGGACCTGCACGTCTCGGCGATCGCCGCGCTCGCGGTGTCGCTCGCCCTGGTCGTCGTGCGCCTGGTCATGAAGGACACCGTCAAGCACGCCTTCAGCGGCGTCTTCGGCGTCGCCTTCGGTGTGGTCTTCGCGATGATGACCGGCAATGCCAAGGACTTCTATCTGCCGGGCATGCTCTACACGTTGGGCCTGGCGATCGCGTACATCGTGACGACGCTCGCCGGTGTCCCGCTGATCGGCCTGATCCTCGGCCCGGTCTTCAAGGAGAACCTCTCCTGGCGCACCCGCAACCCGGGTCGCAAGAAGGCCTATGCGAAGGCCAGTTGGGCCTGGGGCCTGATCCTGCTCGCCAAGTGCGCGATCCTCTTCCCGATGTACTGGTGGGCCGACACCACCAAGTTCGGCTGGGTGTTGATCGCCCTGAAGATCCCGCCGTTCCTGCTTGCCGTCTGGCTGACCTGGGTCTTCCTGGCGAAGGCGCCGCCGCCCATCGACGTGTTCGCCGAGATGGAGGCCGCCGAGAAGGCGGAGGCCGAGCGCAAGGCGGCCGCGGCCGAGCGTCGCGAGGCGTAG
- a CDS encoding APC family permease, which yields MSKLTDVPKRILIGRALRSDRLGETLLPKRIALPVFASDPLSSVAYAPGEVLLVLSIAGVSAYSFSPWIAVAVVVLMFTVVASYRQNVHAYPSGGGDYEVANTNLGPKAGLTVASALLVDYVLTVAVSISSGIENLGSAVPFVIEHKVLCAVGAIVLLTLMNLRGVKESGKLFAIPTYIFVAGVFLMIAWGAFRGLVLDADMKAPTADFEIKAEHQGIAGFALVFLLLRAFSSGCAALTGVEAISNGVPAFRKPKSKNAATTLALMGGLAVTMFCGIIGLAMATNVKMAEQPAHDLLRDGTPVGSGYVQNPVISQVAAAVFGDGTFLFIVLAAATALVLFLAANTAYNGFPLLGSILAQDRYLPRQLHTRGDRLAFSNGIVLLALAAAALVWVYGADSTKLIQLYIVGVFVSFTLSQTGMVRHWNRHLKTEKDPGKRRHMIRSRAINTFGAFFTGLVLVVVLVTKFTHGAWVALLGMVIFYVIMSAIRRHYDRVAEELVAPEGPSDDSVRPSRVHSIVLVSKVHRPTLRAVAYAKLMRSDTLEAVSIKVDPAETKALQAEWERRGITVPLKILDSPYREITRPIIEYVKNLRRDSPRDAVSVIIPEYVVGHWYEHLLHNQSALRLKGRLLFTPGVMVTSVPYQLESSEAAKKRARKRSEWNAPGAVRRGPVAGQEKKAAKEPSSKS from the coding sequence GTGTCCAAACTGACCGACGTGCCCAAACGGATCCTCATCGGGCGCGCACTGCGCAGCGACAGGCTGGGAGAAACGCTCCTCCCGAAGCGCATCGCCCTACCGGTGTTCGCTTCCGACCCGCTCTCCTCCGTGGCGTACGCGCCCGGAGAAGTGCTCCTGGTCCTCTCGATCGCCGGTGTCTCGGCCTACAGCTTCAGCCCGTGGATCGCGGTTGCGGTCGTGGTGCTGATGTTCACCGTGGTCGCGTCGTACCGGCAGAACGTGCACGCCTACCCGAGCGGCGGCGGCGACTACGAGGTCGCCAACACCAACCTCGGGCCGAAGGCCGGACTGACCGTCGCGAGCGCGCTGCTCGTCGACTACGTCCTGACCGTCGCGGTGTCGATCTCCTCGGGCATCGAGAACCTGGGCTCGGCCGTCCCCTTCGTCATCGAGCACAAGGTGCTGTGCGCCGTCGGCGCCATCGTGCTGCTCACGCTGATGAACCTGCGCGGAGTCAAGGAGTCCGGAAAGCTCTTCGCGATCCCGACGTACATCTTCGTGGCGGGCGTCTTCCTGATGATCGCGTGGGGCGCCTTCCGCGGGCTCGTCCTCGACGCCGACATGAAGGCCCCCACCGCCGACTTCGAGATCAAGGCCGAACATCAGGGAATCGCCGGCTTCGCGCTGGTCTTCCTGCTCCTTCGCGCCTTCTCCTCCGGCTGTGCCGCGCTCACCGGCGTCGAGGCGATCAGCAACGGTGTACCGGCCTTCCGCAAGCCCAAGTCGAAGAACGCGGCGACCACCCTCGCCCTGATGGGCGGCCTGGCCGTCACCATGTTCTGCGGCATCATCGGGCTCGCGATGGCCACCAACGTGAAGATGGCCGAGCAGCCCGCCCACGATCTGCTGCGCGACGGCACCCCGGTCGGCTCGGGCTACGTCCAGAACCCGGTGATCTCGCAGGTCGCGGCCGCCGTGTTCGGCGACGGCACCTTCCTGTTCATCGTGCTCGCGGCCGCCACCGCGCTCGTGCTGTTCCTGGCCGCCAACACCGCGTACAACGGCTTCCCGCTGCTCGGCTCGATCCTCGCGCAGGACCGCTACCTGCCGCGCCAGCTGCACACCCGCGGTGACCGGCTCGCCTTCTCGAACGGCATCGTGCTGCTCGCGCTCGCCGCCGCCGCGCTCGTCTGGGTCTACGGGGCCGACTCGACCAAGCTGATCCAGCTGTACATCGTCGGCGTCTTCGTCTCCTTCACGCTCAGCCAGACCGGCATGGTGCGGCACTGGAACCGCCACCTGAAGACCGAGAAGGACCCGGGCAAGCGCCGCCACATGATCCGCTCCCGCGCGATCAACACCTTCGGAGCCTTCTTCACCGGCCTGGTCCTCGTGGTCGTCCTGGTCACCAAGTTCACGCACGGCGCCTGGGTCGCCCTGCTCGGCATGGTGATCTTCTACGTGATCATGAGCGCGATCCGCCGCCACTACGACCGGGTCGCCGAGGAGCTCGTCGCCCCCGAGGGCCCCTCCGACGACAGCGTGCGGCCGTCGCGGGTGCACTCCATCGTCCTGGTCTCCAAGGTCCACCGGCCGACGCTGCGCGCCGTCGCGTACGCCAAGCTGATGCGCTCCGACACCCTCGAGGCCGTCAGCATCAAGGTCGACCCGGCGGAGACCAAGGCGCTGCAGGCGGAGTGGGAGCGGCGCGGCATCACGGTGCCGCTGAAGATCCTCGACTCGCCGTACCGCGAGATCACCCGGCCGATCATCGAGTACGTGAAGAACCTGCGGCGCGACAGCCCGCGGGACGCGGTCAGCGTGATCATTCCGGAGTATGTGGTCGGCCACTGGTACGAGCACCTGCTGCACAACCAGAGCGCGCTCAGGCTCAAGGGGCGGCTGCTCTTCACGCCGGGCGTCATGGTCACCTCCGTGCCGTATCAGCTGGAGTCCTCCGAGGCCGCCAAGAAGCGGGCCCGCAAGCGCTCCGAGTGGAACGCTCCCGGTGCGGTGCGCCGTGGTCCGGTGGCCGGGCAGGAGAAGAAGGCGGCGAAGGAGCCGAGCAGCAAGAGCTGA